A single region of the Streptomyces sp. NBC_00236 genome encodes:
- a CDS encoding oxidoreductase, producing MSAPYATFGLAPAMRAGGVLANGDHQVHRDFMDFLVDGRPLLFRLSDLDAVSPLASDVPPAIFTTHVRRLLLEAEAPLAGGRYVIYGCPECESIECGAVTAVIERDGTDVVWRDFAWQTYESVDPERGGYRGIGPYRFDGEQYRRELERLLPPSGPAAPAPAPVARRVLLVGARVAVLARLAAALRTIGIGADIATDADRVAAEELRAYPAVVFGPAVSGPERTAVRQAFERIGADTAYVDGLLPVVPVLVAQVEHALDRGAPAQRRLVRLDATDGGTATVEVTSACRVSLVAYRIDRLSRPRAQEVFSGFLEPGEHRIPLDARSVKGRACLVARTTGSVLTAPVAHG from the coding sequence ATGTCCGCCCCGTACGCGACCTTCGGCCTGGCACCCGCCATGCGGGCCGGCGGCGTCCTCGCCAACGGTGACCACCAGGTGCACCGGGACTTCATGGACTTCCTCGTCGACGGCCGCCCGCTGCTGTTCCGTCTCTCCGACCTCGACGCCGTCTCCCCGCTCGCCTCCGACGTACCACCGGCGATCTTCACCACCCATGTGCGCCGGCTGCTCCTCGAAGCCGAGGCACCGCTCGCCGGCGGACGTTATGTGATCTACGGCTGCCCCGAGTGCGAGAGCATCGAATGCGGCGCGGTCACCGCCGTCATCGAACGCGACGGCACGGACGTCGTGTGGCGGGACTTCGCCTGGCAGACGTACGAGTCCGTCGATCCGGAGCGGGGCGGCTACCGGGGCATAGGGCCGTACCGCTTCGACGGCGAGCAGTACCGCCGGGAGCTGGAACGCCTCCTCCCGCCCTCCGGCCCTGCCGCCCCGGCACCTGCCCCCGTCGCCCGCCGCGTCCTGCTCGTCGGCGCCCGCGTCGCCGTCCTGGCACGGCTCGCCGCCGCGCTGCGCACCATCGGCATCGGCGCCGACATCGCCACGGACGCCGACCGGGTCGCCGCAGAGGAACTGCGCGCCTACCCGGCCGTCGTCTTCGGCCCCGCGGTCAGCGGGCCGGAGCGCACCGCCGTGCGGCAGGCCTTCGAACGGATCGGCGCGGACACCGCGTACGTCGACGGGCTACTTCCGGTCGTCCCCGTCCTCGTGGCCCAGGTCGAGCACGCCCTGGACCGGGGCGCCCCCGCCCAGCGACGGCTGGTCCGGCTCGACGCCACGGACGGCGGCACGGCCACGGTGGAGGTCACATCGGCCTGCCGGGTCAGCCTGGTCGCGTACCGCATCGACCGGCTGTCCCGGCCCCGCGCCCAGGAGGTGTTCAGTGGTTTCCTGGAACCGGGTGAGCACCGGATCCCGCTGGACGCACGGTCGGTGAAGGGCCGCGCCTGCCTCGTGGCACGTACGACGGGAAGCGTGCTGACCGCGCCCGTGGCGCACGGCTGA
- a CDS encoding ABC-F family ATP-binding cassette domain-containing protein, with protein MTATLVAKDLAAGHGDRTLFAELDLVVAPGDVIGLVGVNGAGKSSLLRLLAGLDQPEEGELRLSPPTATVGHLPQEPERRPDETVRAFLARRTGVADAQATMDTATQALVDGAPGADDAYSESLERWLALGGADLDERAEEIAADLGLTVGLDLPMTALSGGQAARAGLASLLLSRYDVFLLDEPTNDLDLDGLERLERYVSGLRAGTVVISHDREFLMRTVTKVLELDLAQQQINLYGGGYAAYLEERDRARRHAREEFEEYADKRSALEGRALMQRSWMDKGVRNARRKAGDSDKMARKFRSESSEKQAAKARQTQRMIERLDVVDEPRKEWELRMEIASAPRSGSVVATLREARVVLGDFAFGPASLQIDWADRVAITGANGAGKSTLLAALLGRLPLDSGHASLGSGVVVGEVDQARKLFHGSESLLEAFCAAVPDTEPAEVRTLLAKFGLRADHVMRPATTLSPGERTRAGLALLQGRGVNLLVLDEPTNHLDLPAIEQLESALDSYTGTLLLVTHDRRMLEAVRTTRRVEVAEGRLTEI; from the coding sequence ATGACTGCCACTCTCGTCGCCAAGGACCTCGCCGCCGGACACGGCGACCGCACTCTCTTCGCCGAACTCGACCTCGTGGTCGCGCCCGGTGACGTGATCGGTCTCGTCGGAGTCAACGGCGCCGGTAAATCGTCGCTGCTCCGGCTGCTCGCCGGGCTCGACCAGCCGGAGGAGGGCGAGCTGCGGCTCTCCCCGCCCACGGCCACGGTCGGCCACCTGCCGCAGGAACCGGAGCGCCGCCCCGACGAGACCGTGCGCGCGTTCCTGGCGCGCCGTACGGGTGTCGCCGACGCCCAGGCGACGATGGACACCGCCACGCAGGCCCTCGTGGACGGGGCGCCCGGGGCCGACGACGCGTACTCCGAGTCGCTGGAGCGCTGGCTCGCACTCGGTGGCGCCGACCTGGACGAGCGGGCCGAGGAGATCGCGGCCGACCTCGGCCTCACCGTGGGACTCGACCTGCCGATGACCGCGCTCTCCGGCGGCCAGGCCGCCCGCGCCGGACTCGCCTCGCTCCTGCTGTCCCGCTACGACGTCTTCCTCCTCGACGAGCCCACCAACGACCTCGACCTGGACGGTCTGGAACGGCTGGAGCGGTACGTCTCCGGGCTGCGTGCCGGCACGGTCGTCATCAGCCACGACCGCGAGTTCCTGATGCGCACGGTCACCAAGGTCCTCGAACTCGACCTCGCCCAGCAGCAGATCAACCTGTACGGCGGCGGCTACGCGGCCTACCTGGAGGAGCGCGACCGGGCCCGCAGGCACGCACGTGAGGAGTTCGAGGAGTACGCGGACAAGCGCTCGGCGCTCGAAGGCCGGGCCCTGATGCAACGTTCCTGGATGGACAAGGGCGTCAGGAACGCCCGTCGCAAGGCCGGCGACTCGGACAAGATGGCCCGCAAGTTCCGCAGCGAGTCGAGCGAGAAGCAGGCCGCGAAGGCCCGGCAGACCCAGCGCATGATCGAGCGCCTCGACGTCGTGGACGAGCCGCGCAAGGAGTGGGAGCTGCGGATGGAGATCGCCTCCGCGCCCCGTTCCGGTTCCGTCGTCGCCACCCTGCGCGAGGCCCGGGTCGTCCTCGGCGACTTCGCCTTCGGGCCTGCCTCGCTCCAGATCGACTGGGCGGACCGGGTGGCCATCACCGGCGCCAACGGGGCCGGCAAGTCGACCCTGCTCGCCGCCCTGCTCGGGCGCCTTCCGCTGGACTCGGGGCACGCGAGCCTGGGCTCGGGTGTGGTGGTCGGCGAGGTCGACCAGGCACGGAAGCTGTTCCACGGCTCGGAGTCGCTCCTGGAGGCCTTCTGCGCCGCCGTCCCGGACACGGAACCTGCCGAGGTCCGTACGCTGCTCGCCAAGTTCGGCCTGCGCGCCGACCATGTGATGCGCCCGGCGACCACGCTCTCCCCGGGCGAGCGGACCCGCGCGGGGCTTGCGCTCCTCCAGGGCCGCGGCGTCAACCTCCTGGTGCTGGACGAGCCCACGAACCACCTGGACCTGCCCGCGATCGAACAGCTGGAGTCGGCGCTCGACTCCTACACCGGGACGCTGCTGCTGGTCACGCATGACCGCCGGATGCTGGAGGCGGTCCGCACGACGCGCCGCGTGGAGGTGGCGGAGGGCCGCCTGACGGAGATCTGA
- a CDS encoding Tex family protein, protein MTTSIEGRIAEELGVRERQVKAAVELLDGGSTVPFIARYRKEATEMLDDAQLRTLEERLRYLRELEERRAAILESVREQGKLDEALEAQIRAADTKARLEDIYLPFKPKRRTKAQIAREAGLEPLASGLLDDPSTDPLAAAAAFVDADKGVADASAALEGARAILTERFSEDADLIGDLRERMWSRGRLVARVREGKEEAGAKFADYFDFAEPFTALPSHRVLAMLRGEKEDVLDLVLEPEEPSETPGPSSYENMVARRFGVNDRGRPGDKWLADTVRWAWRTRILVHLGIDLRLRLRTAAEDEAVRVFASNLRDLLLAAPAGTRSTLGLDPGFRTGVKVAVVDATGKVVATDVIYPHVPANKWDQALAKLEQLAKAHDVDLIAIGNGTASRETDKLAGELCDRHPELKLTKVMVSEAGASVYSASAFASQELPDMDVSLRGAVSIARRLQDPLAELVKIDPKSIGVGQYQHDLSEVKLSRSLDAVVEDCVNGVGVDVNTASAPLLSRVSGIGSGLAENIVAHRDANGPFRSRKGLKDVARLGPKAYEQCAGFLRIRGEDPLDASSVHPEAYPVVRAMVKRTGSDVASLIGNTSVLRSIRADDYVDEKFGLPTVTDIIKELEKPGRDPRPAFKTATFKEGVEKIGDLASGMVLEGVVTNVAAFGAFVDIGVHQDGLVHVSAMSRTFVKDPRDVVKPGDIVKVKVMEVDIPRKRISLTLRLDDEAGAGAGSGAGSGAAAGERGGRPPRQRQGQGESGARGGQGGQGRDRRGGGGGNGGGARQAPAAAPANGAMADALRRAGLLDPKQGGKKR, encoded by the coding sequence GTGACGACGTCCATCGAAGGCAGGATCGCCGAGGAGCTCGGCGTACGCGAGCGACAGGTGAAGGCGGCCGTCGAGCTGCTCGACGGCGGATCGACCGTGCCGTTCATCGCGCGCTACCGCAAGGAAGCGACCGAGATGCTCGACGATGCGCAGCTGCGCACGCTCGAGGAGCGGTTGCGGTATCTGCGGGAGCTGGAGGAACGCCGGGCGGCGATCCTCGAATCCGTACGGGAGCAGGGCAAGCTCGACGAGGCGCTGGAGGCGCAGATCCGGGCCGCCGACACGAAGGCCCGGCTGGAGGACATCTACCTGCCGTTCAAGCCGAAGCGGCGGACCAAGGCCCAGATCGCGCGTGAAGCGGGTCTCGAACCGCTCGCCTCGGGCCTGCTCGACGACCCGTCGACGGATCCGCTCGCCGCGGCCGCGGCCTTCGTCGACGCGGACAAGGGGGTCGCGGACGCCTCGGCGGCCCTGGAGGGAGCCCGGGCCATCCTCACCGAGCGCTTCTCGGAGGACGCCGACCTGATCGGCGACCTGCGTGAGCGCATGTGGTCGCGCGGGCGGCTGGTGGCCAGGGTGCGGGAGGGCAAGGAGGAGGCGGGCGCCAAGTTCGCGGACTACTTCGACTTCGCGGAGCCGTTCACCGCGCTGCCCTCGCACCGGGTACTGGCGATGCTCCGGGGCGAGAAGGAGGACGTCCTCGACCTGGTCCTGGAGCCGGAGGAGCCGTCCGAGACGCCGGGCCCGTCGTCGTACGAGAACATGGTGGCCCGCCGCTTCGGGGTGAACGACCGCGGGCGCCCCGGCGACAAGTGGCTGGCGGACACCGTGCGCTGGGCGTGGCGGACCCGGATCCTCGTCCACCTCGGGATCGATCTACGACTGCGGCTGCGCACCGCGGCGGAGGACGAGGCCGTGCGCGTCTTCGCGTCCAACCTGCGCGATCTGCTGCTGGCGGCGCCGGCCGGCACGCGGTCCACGCTGGGGCTCGACCCCGGCTTCCGTACCGGGGTGAAGGTCGCCGTCGTCGACGCGACCGGCAAGGTCGTCGCGACCGATGTCATCTACCCGCACGTCCCGGCGAACAAGTGGGACCAGGCGCTCGCCAAGCTGGAACAGCTGGCGAAGGCGCACGATGTCGACCTGATCGCGATCGGCAACGGCACGGCATCCCGCGAGACGGACAAGCTCGCCGGTGAACTGTGCGACAGGCACCCGGAGTTGAAGCTCACCAAGGTGATGGTGTCGGAGGCCGGCGCCTCCGTCTATTCGGCCTCGGCCTTCGCCTCGCAGGAACTCCCCGACATGGACGTCTCGTTGCGCGGCGCCGTCTCGATCGCGCGCCGGCTCCAGGACCCCCTCGCCGAGCTGGTGAAGATCGACCCGAAGTCCATCGGGGTCGGGCAGTACCAGCACGACCTGTCCGAGGTGAAGCTGTCGCGGTCGCTGGACGCGGTCGTCGAGGACTGTGTGAACGGCGTCGGGGTCGACGTCAACACCGCGTCCGCGCCACTGCTTTCACGGGTCTCCGGGATCGGTTCGGGGCTCGCGGAGAACATCGTGGCGCACCGCGACGCCAACGGACCGTTCCGTTCCCGCAAGGGCCTCAAGGACGTGGCCCGGCTTGGCCCGAAGGCGTACGAGCAGTGCGCGGGCTTCCTGCGGATCCGGGGCGAGGACCCGCTGGACGCGTCCAGCGTGCACCCGGAGGCGTACCCCGTGGTCCGGGCGATGGTGAAGCGGACGGGGAGTGACGTCGCCTCGCTGATCGGCAACACGAGTGTGCTGCGGTCGATCCGGGCCGACGACTACGTGGACGAGAAGTTCGGGCTGCCGACCGTCACCGACATCATCAAGGAGCTGGAGAAGCCGGGGCGCGACCCGCGTCCGGCCTTCAAGACGGCCACCTTCAAGGAAGGCGTCGAGAAGATCGGCGACCTCGCCTCCGGGATGGTGCTGGAGGGCGTCGTGACCAACGTCGCGGCGTTCGGGGCGTTCGTCGACATCGGGGTGCACCAGGACGGCCTGGTACATGTGTCGGCCATGTCGAGGACCTTCGTGAAGGACCCGCGGGATGTCGTGAAGCCGGGTGACATCGTGAAGGTCAAGGTCATGGAGGTCGACATCCCGCGGAAGCGGATCTCGTTGACGCTGCGGCTGGACGACGAGGCGGGTGCGGGGGCGGGCTCCGGTGCGGGTTCCGGTGCCGCTGCCGGTGAGCGCGGCGGGCGTCCGCCGCGGCAACGGCAGGGCCAGGGCGAATCGGGTGCGCGGGGCGGCCAGGGCGGCCAGGGGCGTGACCGGCGCGGTGGCGGGGGCGGCAACGGTGGCGGTGCTCGTCAGGCGCCGGCCGCGGCTCCGGCCAATGGGGCGATGGCCGACGCGTTGCGGCGGGCGGGGCTGCTGGATCCGAAGCAGGGCGGCAAGAAGCGGTAG
- a CDS encoding SCO6745 family protein, with protein sequence MSTLPPRAGRRCHNALNPLHSALYFSPDLGKELGGIGIDDPSAAYFAARAAAMGAVGPGTVTATFYNFNHELVARHVPAVWDIASPEAVLKARLRAADSTLRRLLGEEVIASPEMAEAAELALRATEGCTRHARPLYAAHADLPVPQQPHLAYWHAATLLREHRGDAHLAALLAASLDPMEALVSHTATGKGMAPRWILASRGWRRTDWEDASARLRERGLLTPEGELTDEGTALRAGLEETTDRMDLAPYEHLGGAGVARLTELGRGFLGIALAAGAFPAEATG encoded by the coding sequence ATGAGTACTCTTCCGCCCCGTGCCGGACGCCGCTGCCACAACGCCCTCAACCCGCTGCACTCCGCGCTCTACTTCTCCCCCGACCTCGGCAAGGAGCTCGGCGGGATCGGTATCGACGATCCTTCCGCCGCCTACTTCGCCGCGCGTGCGGCAGCCATGGGCGCGGTCGGCCCGGGCACGGTCACCGCCACGTTCTACAACTTCAACCACGAGCTCGTGGCCAGGCACGTGCCCGCCGTCTGGGACATCGCCTCGCCCGAGGCGGTCCTGAAGGCGCGGCTGCGTGCCGCCGACTCGACGCTGCGCCGGCTGCTCGGCGAGGAGGTCATCGCCTCCCCCGAGATGGCCGAGGCGGCCGAGCTGGCCCTGCGCGCCACCGAGGGCTGCACGCGACACGCCCGGCCGCTCTACGCGGCGCACGCCGACCTGCCGGTGCCGCAGCAGCCGCACCTGGCGTACTGGCACGCCGCGACGCTGCTGCGTGAGCACCGCGGCGACGCGCATCTCGCCGCTCTGCTCGCGGCCTCGCTCGACCCGATGGAGGCCCTGGTGAGCCACACGGCCACCGGCAAGGGCATGGCGCCGCGCTGGATCCTGGCCAGCCGCGGCTGGCGGCGCACCGACTGGGAGGACGCGTCCGCGCGGCTGCGCGAGCGTGGACTGCTCACCCCCGAGGGTGAATTGACGGACGAGGGCACCGCACTGCGGGCAGGTCTGGAGGAGACCACGGACCGGATGGACCTGGCACCGTACGAGCATCTCGGCGGCGCGGGCGTGGCCCGGCTGACGGAGCTGGGGCGCGGATTCCTCGGCATCGCGCTGGCGGCCGGCGCGTTTCCTGCGGAAGCGACCGGCTGA
- a CDS encoding GlxA family transcriptional regulator — protein sequence MKQRSVLVVLFDGIQSLDVTGPLEVFAGASRFPEVTYELRTASLDGAPVRSSSGLVLVPDGSLADAATPHTLLVPGGEGTREPAPDLVDWLRLHGPRPERLVSVCSGALLLAAAGQLDGHRVTTHWNVCDHLARTYPAVEVDPEPIFVRDGRLATSAGVTAGIDLALALVEEDHGREVALTVARHLVVFLRRPGNQSQFSAQLTAQTARREPLREVQHWITEHPGGDLSVESLAARARLSPRHFARAFQAETGMTPGRYVDRVRLEQARRLLEDTTDGVTGIARACGYGTPEAMRRAFLKALGTGPAEYRRRFSPRPAGDPGTTTRQLTH from the coding sequence ATGAAGCAGCGATCCGTCCTCGTCGTCCTCTTCGACGGCATCCAGAGCCTCGATGTCACCGGGCCCCTGGAGGTCTTCGCCGGCGCCTCCCGGTTCCCGGAGGTCACGTACGAGCTGCGCACCGCCTCGCTGGACGGCGCGCCGGTGCGCTCGTCCAGCGGTCTCGTGCTGGTCCCCGACGGCAGCCTCGCCGACGCCGCGACGCCCCACACCCTCCTCGTCCCGGGCGGTGAGGGCACCCGGGAACCCGCCCCCGACCTCGTCGACTGGCTGCGCCTGCACGGCCCGCGCCCCGAACGGCTCGTCTCCGTGTGCAGCGGCGCCCTGCTCCTCGCCGCGGCCGGACAGCTGGACGGGCACCGGGTGACCACCCACTGGAACGTCTGCGACCACCTGGCGCGCACCTACCCGGCCGTCGAGGTCGACCCCGAGCCGATCTTCGTACGCGACGGCCGGCTCGCCACCTCCGCCGGGGTCACCGCGGGCATCGACCTCGCGCTCGCCCTCGTCGAGGAGGACCACGGCCGGGAGGTGGCCCTCACGGTCGCCCGCCACCTGGTGGTCTTTCTGCGCAGACCGGGGAACCAGTCCCAGTTCAGTGCCCAGCTCACCGCCCAGACGGCCCGTCGCGAACCGCTGCGCGAGGTCCAGCACTGGATCACCGAACATCCCGGCGGGGACCTCTCCGTCGAATCGCTCGCCGCCCGCGCCCGGCTCTCGCCCCGCCATTTCGCCCGCGCGTTCCAGGCGGAGACCGGCATGACGCCCGGCCGGTACGTCGACCGCGTGCGCCTCGAACAGGCCCGCCGGCTCCTGGAGGACACCACGGACGGCGTCACCGGGATCGCGCGCGCCTGTGGCTACGGAACCCCGGAGGCGATGCGCCGGGCGTTCCTCAAGGCGCTGGGCACGGGACCCGCCGAATACCGGCGGCGGTTCAGCCCACGCCCGGCGGGCGACCCCGGCACCACCACGAGGCAGCTCACCCACTGA
- a CDS encoding DJ-1/PfpI family protein — protein sequence MQIAIVLFDRFTALDAVGPYEILSRTPGAETVFVAESAGAVRNDSGGSLALVADRTLADVPAPDLVIVPGGPGQSAQMENETLLGWLRRVDATSTWTTSVCTGSLLLGAAGLLKGRRATSHWLALETLKEYGAEPTGERVVTDGKYVTAAGVSSGIDMGLTLLGRIAGDEHAQAVQLLAEYDPQPPYDTGSPEKAPAAMVEQWRARSRFILE from the coding sequence ATGCAGATCGCCATCGTCCTCTTCGACCGCTTCACGGCGCTGGACGCCGTGGGACCGTACGAGATCCTGAGCCGGACGCCCGGCGCCGAGACCGTGTTCGTCGCCGAGTCGGCCGGCGCGGTGCGCAACGACAGCGGCGGCAGCCTGGCGCTGGTCGCCGACCGGACACTGGCCGACGTCCCGGCACCCGACCTGGTGATCGTCCCCGGTGGCCCCGGGCAGAGCGCCCAGATGGAGAACGAGACCCTCCTCGGCTGGCTGCGCCGGGTCGACGCCACCAGTACCTGGACGACCTCCGTCTGTACCGGATCGCTGCTGCTCGGGGCCGCGGGACTCCTGAAGGGGCGGCGCGCCACCTCGCACTGGCTCGCGCTGGAGACGCTGAAGGAGTACGGCGCGGAGCCGACCGGCGAACGCGTGGTCACCGACGGCAAGTACGTCACCGCCGCGGGCGTCTCGTCCGGCATCGACATGGGCCTCACCCTCCTCGGCCGGATCGCCGGTGACGAGCACGCCCAGGCCGTGCAACTGCTCGCGGAGTACGACCCGCAGCCGCCCTACGACACGGGATCACCCGAGAAGGCCCCGGCCGCCATGGTCGAGCAGTGGCGGGCCAGGAGCCGCTTCATCCTCGAGTAG
- a CDS encoding enoyl-CoA hydratase/isomerase family protein: protein MDRTEPRLEHTVADGVATVVISNPAKRNAMTAAMWQALPLLLEGLAADPTVRALVLTGAGDTFCAGADISSLRDPSGAPQGLALAAEEALAAFPRPTLAAVRGYCVGGGSQLAAACDLRFAQEGASFGVTPAKLGIVYPASSTRRLVALTGPATAKHLLFSGELIGTDRALRTGLVDEVLPAGELSKRVEAYVRTLVSRSQLTQAAAKEFAAGRVDRDAYWAEQARGSGDTAEGVAAFLERRSPRFTWPAGA, encoded by the coding sequence ATGGACCGTACGGAACCCCGCCTGGAGCACACTGTGGCGGACGGCGTCGCCACCGTCGTCATCAGCAACCCCGCCAAGCGCAACGCGATGACGGCCGCGATGTGGCAGGCGCTGCCCTTGCTGCTCGAAGGGCTGGCCGCCGACCCGACGGTGCGCGCCCTGGTGCTGACCGGCGCCGGGGACACCTTCTGTGCCGGCGCGGACATCTCCTCGCTCCGCGACCCCTCGGGCGCCCCGCAGGGTCTCGCCCTGGCGGCGGAGGAGGCGCTGGCCGCCTTCCCCCGGCCGACGCTCGCCGCGGTGCGCGGCTACTGCGTGGGCGGGGGCAGTCAGCTGGCGGCCGCCTGCGATCTGCGGTTCGCGCAGGAGGGGGCGTCGTTCGGCGTCACCCCGGCGAAGCTGGGCATCGTCTACCCCGCCTCGTCGACGCGGCGGCTGGTCGCGCTCACCGGGCCGGCGACCGCCAAGCACCTGCTGTTCTCCGGTGAGCTGATCGGGACGGACCGGGCGCTGCGGACCGGTCTGGTGGACGAGGTGCTGCCCGCGGGCGAGCTGTCCAAGCGGGTCGAGGCGTATGTACGGACGCTGGTGTCCCGTTCGCAGCTGACCCAGGCGGCTGCGAAGGAGTTCGCCGCCGGGCGTGTGGACCGGGACGCGTACTGGGCGGAGCAGGCGCGGGGCAGCGGCGACACCGCGGAGGGGGTCGCCGCCTTCCTGGAACGCCGCTCGCCCCGCTTCACCTGGCCGGCCGGAGCGTAG
- a CDS encoding HdeD family acid-resistance protein yields MADPVKEGRKLHRSFSGLALLGILLVVAGLVGLVYTGVATLTSMILFGWLLLIGGLVGLLHAIQSRGTSYFWLGVVVAALNIAAGVVVIRHPHGTAEALTMFAALLFLTGGVFRLVGSVVVRGPQFGWTLLQGAFGLLLGLLVLFDWPHSSLYVLGCFFSLALLFDGLGLIAIGVGGRRIVSMVSDQMAPGADADGLSKEG; encoded by the coding sequence GTGGCCGATCCCGTCAAAGAGGGCAGGAAGCTCCACCGCAGTTTCAGCGGTCTGGCCCTGCTCGGCATCCTGCTCGTCGTCGCCGGCCTGGTCGGCCTCGTCTACACGGGCGTCGCGACGCTCACCTCGATGATCCTCTTCGGCTGGCTGCTGCTCATCGGCGGACTGGTCGGGCTGCTCCACGCGATCCAGTCGCGCGGCACCAGTTACTTCTGGCTGGGCGTCGTGGTCGCGGCACTGAACATCGCCGCCGGAGTCGTCGTCATCCGCCACCCCCACGGCACCGCCGAGGCACTGACCATGTTCGCCGCGCTGCTGTTCCTCACGGGCGGGGTGTTCCGCCTCGTCGGCAGCGTCGTGGTGCGCGGCCCCCAGTTCGGCTGGACGCTGCTGCAGGGTGCGTTCGGACTGCTGCTCGGGCTGCTGGTCCTCTTCGACTGGCCGCACAGCAGCCTCTACGTACTCGGCTGCTTCTTCTCGCTCGCGCTGCTCTTCGACGGGCTGGGGCTCATCGCGATCGGTGTCGGCGGCCGGCGGATCGTGTCGATGGTCTCGGACCAGATGGCACCCGGCGCCGACGCGGACGGCCTCTCGAAGGAAGGGTAG
- a CDS encoding ATP-binding protein — translation MESRGSVPARPVSYEGVWRFTAPATDVSVPQARHAVRDLLERQGVPLDDDIAQGLLLIVSELATNAVKHAALLSPELAVEVAVGAEWIRVSVEDNHPYRPTALETDYAQTGGRGLLLVREITREAGGTCDVEHTAGGGKVIWAALPLSTRL, via the coding sequence ATGGAGAGCCGCGGGAGTGTCCCCGCCCGGCCCGTGTCGTACGAAGGGGTCTGGCGGTTCACCGCCCCGGCCACGGACGTCTCCGTACCCCAGGCCCGGCACGCCGTACGCGATCTGCTGGAGCGCCAGGGCGTCCCCCTGGACGACGACATCGCCCAGGGTCTGCTGCTCATCGTCTCCGAACTGGCGACCAACGCCGTGAAGCACGCCGCACTGCTCTCGCCGGAGCTCGCGGTCGAGGTCGCCGTGGGCGCCGAGTGGATCAGGGTGTCCGTCGAGGACAACCACCCCTACCGGCCGACGGCGCTGGAGACGGACTACGCGCAGACCGGTGGGCGCGGGCTCCTGCTCGTCCGTGAGATCACCCGGGAAGCGGGCGGCACCTGCGACGTGGAGCACACCGCGGGCGGCGGAAAGGTCATCTGGGCGGCCCTGCCGCTCAGCACCCGGCTGTGA
- the idi gene encoding isopentenyl-diphosphate Delta-isomerase has translation MPTTPATAANNSSNGAAEAIMLELVDENGTTIGTAEKLAAHQAPGQLHRAFSVFLFDEQGRLLLQRRALGKYHSPGVWSNTCCGHPYPGEAPFAAAARRTYEELGVSPSLLAEAGTVRYNHPDPASGLVEQEFNHLFVGMAQEQLRPDPEEVGETAFVTAGELTERHARAPFSAWFMTVLDAARPAIRELTGPAAGW, from the coding sequence ATGCCGACCACACCAGCCACCGCGGCGAACAACTCGTCGAACGGCGCAGCAGAAGCGATCATGCTCGAACTGGTCGACGAGAACGGCACCACCATCGGCACGGCGGAGAAGCTCGCCGCCCACCAGGCACCGGGTCAACTGCACCGGGCGTTCTCCGTGTTCCTCTTCGACGAGCAGGGCCGGCTGTTGCTCCAGCGCCGCGCACTCGGCAAGTACCACTCCCCCGGTGTCTGGTCCAACACCTGCTGCGGCCACCCCTATCCGGGTGAGGCGCCCTTCGCCGCCGCCGCCCGGCGGACGTACGAGGAGCTCGGTGTCTCGCCCTCGCTGCTGGCCGAGGCGGGCACAGTGCGCTACAACCACCCGGATCCCGCGTCGGGTCTGGTCGAGCAGGAGTTCAACCACCTTTTCGTGGGCATGGCCCAGGAGCAGCTGCGGCCGGATCCCGAGGAGGTGGGCGAGACGGCCTTCGTGACGGCCGGGGAGCTGACCGAGCGGCATGCCCGGGCTCCCTTCTCCGCCTGGTTCATGACGGTTCTGGACGCCGCCCGCCCCGCGATCCGGGAGCTGACCGGACCGGCCGCGGGCTGGTAG